ACCCTTGGGATTACTCCTAGATTTGTCTCATACGATAAGATAAAGACAAGCATTAAGAACCCAGAAAAAATAGGTCAGGATAGAATTGCAAATGTCCTAGCTGCATTAGATCAATACAAACCTCCCATCATCATTGTTGATTTAGGAACCGCAACGGTCTTTGATTGCATAAATAAAGATTCCATATATATCGGTGGTGCTATCCTTCCTGGAATTGAGATATCAATTTCTTCTTTGTTCAAAAGATGTGCCCTTCTTTCTCCTGTTGAGATTAAAGAGCCAAAATCGCTTATTGGAGATGATACAAAATCTGCTATACAATCTGGTATATTTTATGGAGCTATTGAGCAGATAGATGGGATGACAAGAAGGATAAAAAAAAGGATAAAGGGAGCAATGGTTATTGGAACGGGCGGAATAGACTTTTTTCTCCCACATCTAAAAGGGATTGATCTAATAGACTCCGACCTTACCCTCAAGGGAATAAGGCAATATGCATTATCCTAAAAATCAAAAGGTTATTTCTTTAGGATTTACATCTCTTTTCTATACTTTCTTTGTGCTTTATAAGGCCCTCAATTTCTGCCAATCTGATAGCATCCTTATCCTCTAATACCCCATCTTTGATATAGGAGATAAGGGAAATCCTCTTTTGAAATGTGGATACAGAAAGCCCTGAGAAAAACCTCGCACTTTGTAAGGTTGGAAGGACATGGGAAGGTCCTGCAATATAATCACCCAGGGCAACAGGGGAATATTGGCCAAGGAATATAGCACCTGCATTTTCAATTTTCTCTAAAAGTCTCTCTGGCTCTTTTGTATAAAGACAAAGGTGCTCAGGAGAAAATAGATTGGAAAGATAGCAAGCCTCATTTAGATTTTTTGTAATTATTATTGTTGCCTTATTGCCTACATTTTTTTCAACCTCCCTTGCAAGGGTTTTTGAGCTTGTTATCAATATAGAAAATCCGCCAGTTGCATGTTCTGCCTGGGCAAGGAGGTCAAGGCTTACAAATTCTGGATTGCAAGTATAATCTGCAATTATTAAAATTTCTGATGGACCTGCCAGAAGGTCAATTCCCACATCACCAAAAACAAGCCTCTTTGCAGAGGTTACATAGATATTTCCAGGTCCTGCTATTAAATCAACCCCCTTTATCGTCTCTGTTCCATAAGCAAAGCCTGCAATTGCCTGGGCTCCTCCCATTTGATAAACCTCATTGATTTTAAGGAGATAGCATATTCCAAGGATATAGGGGTTTATTGGTGGAGGAGAAGCTACAGCAATCTCAGAAACACCTGCTATCTTTGCTGGAATTGCTGTCATAAGGAGGGTTGAGACAAGGGGAAATTTGCCTCCTGGGATGTATAAACCTACCCTTTTTATAGGCTTTATGATTTCACCCATTATCTTTCCCTTTTCTGTTTTCTTCCAGGTTTTCCTCAATTGCCTTTTATGAAAGGTGCTAATGTTTTTAATCGCCTTCTTTATAGCTTCTATATCATCCCTTTTTATATCCTTGTAGGCAAGAAAAATCTCCCTTTCATTCACCCTTAAAGAGGAAAGGGAGATTTTATCAAATTTTTTTGTAAATTTTAAAACAGAAGAATCGCCACCTTTTTTTACCGATAAGATAATTTCCCTTGTTTTTTCTATAATCTTCTCATCAAGACCCCTATTTTTTATCTCTCCTATGCTCTTTCTATCCTCTGGATACCTTAATATCATTTAGATACTTTGGTAAATATTATCCTTCCTGTTGGACTTTGAAGGACATTGGACACCTCTGCCTTTATTTTTTTCCCAAGATAATCCGAACCATCTTCAATAATAACCATTGTTCCATCCTCAAGATAGCCTAACCCTTGGCCAAAATCCTTGCCCTCCTTTACAACCTGGATGGAAAATACCTCTCCTGGAAGAATAATGGGTTTTAATGCTTGAATAAGGTCATTGATATTTAGGATAGAGATTCCTTCTATTTGGGCTACCTTACTAAGATTGTAATCACAGGTTAATATTACCCCCCCTATCTTCTTTGCCAGAATTATAAGCTTTCTGTCAACCTCCTTTGCCTCTCCTATTGGGTCTTCCTCTATTATATGGATTGCTGTTTCCTTCTTGAGCTTTTTTAAAACCTCAAAACCCCTCCTCCCCCTATTTCTTTTTAAGGGATCGGATAAATCTGCAATTGCTTGGAGCTCATTCAGGACAAACCTTGGAAGGACAATTTCTCCCTCTAAAAAT
This portion of the bacterium genome encodes:
- a CDS encoding type III pantothenate kinase; amino-acid sequence: MNFKLGEINREKKLFLAIDIGNTKTKFALFLGDKIVFKDSIPTGIASSLFEKIREKPSEICIASVVPKVNPEILDRAKTLGITPRFVSYDKIKTSIKNPEKIGQDRIANVLAALDQYKPPIIIVDLGTATVFDCINKDSIYIGGAILPGIEISISSLFKRCALLSPVEIKEPKSLIGDDTKSAIQSGIFYGAIEQIDGMTRRIKKRIKGAMVIGTGGIDFFLPHLKGIDLIDSDLTLKGIRQYALS
- the hisD gene encoding histidinol dehydrogenase, which translates into the protein MILRYPEDRKSIGEIKNRGLDEKIIEKTREIILSVKKGGDSSVLKFTKKFDKISLSSLRVNEREIFLAYKDIKRDDIEAIKKAIKNISTFHKRQLRKTWKKTEKGKIMGEIIKPIKRVGLYIPGGKFPLVSTLLMTAIPAKIAGVSEIAVASPPPINPYILGICYLLKINEVYQMGGAQAIAGFAYGTETIKGVDLIAGPGNIYVTSAKRLVFGDVGIDLLAGPSEILIIADYTCNPEFVSLDLLAQAEHATGGFSILITSSKTLAREVEKNVGNKATIIITKNLNEACYLSNLFSPEHLCLYTKEPERLLEKIENAGAIFLGQYSPVALGDYIAGPSHVLPTLQSARFFSGLSVSTFQKRISLISYIKDGVLEDKDAIRLAEIEGLIKHKESIEKRCKS
- a CDS encoding PIN domain-containing protein, with the translated sequence MLKIRMIFLLLASFLGYLAGIRIGSPPIGILIGIGIGGGFIGCEFLLRRIKPKTFFILCLWLIIGLLVASIGSSFIKDPLLILGISIASGFLGASLGYERYQEVLELFKKKGERKKVLDTSIIIDGRIVDVIKAGFLEGEIVLPRFVLNELQAIADLSDPLKRNRGRRGFEVLKKLKKETAIHIIEEDPIGEAKEVDRKLIILAKKIGGVILTCDYNLSKVAQIEGISILNINDLIQALKPIILPGEVFSIQVVKEGKDFGQGLGYLEDGTMVIIEDGSDYLGKKIKAEVSNVLQSPTGRIIFTKVSK